From the Hordeum vulgare subsp. vulgare chromosome 1H, MorexV3_pseudomolecules_assembly, whole genome shotgun sequence genome, the window AAATACAGAAAATGAacagaaaatttcagaaaatgaaCATATATGTCATTTCATTGTCACGTGCAATATGTTGGACCCATCAAGATTGAAATTTGTGTCAGCCCTAGGCACCTTCTAGTCAACCTAAGCAGCTAGGCTCTAGAGGATATGGTTAGCAGTAGATAATCTACCAGGATGGAGGCCCCTCGTCATTGGTGACATTGTCCTAGCCACAAAACTTCTCCAACGAAACAGCTCCACCTCACAACAGCAATTGGGTTCACAAAACCAACATAAAAAAACATTTCTAAATTAATAAACAATATGATAGCTAAAATTTATACCGGGCCATAGGCCAATTCAAAGAGTTTGGCAAATATATACTATAATACACACAAAAAATACCAGCTCCAGGCATAAACTTACAACTTCTGTTGaacaccaagaacaagaaaagaagcaTAGAACTGCATCCATTCACCATCGCATCGAGTTGTTTCCTTCAAACCTCCAAGGGTGCTGGCGGCACCAGCATGACCGCACATACACCAGTTCATGGAACCAATGGACTAAATAAATTGTTCACGCTATGGGCTCTGTTGTGATGAACAAATTCTAACACATCACTGCAACAATCCAAATAAAGCGGTACATTAGCGAGGACCTCAACCAGTAGTCTGGCAAACCCGTACAGCTAGGGGGTGTGGGGCTTCCTCCGACGGCGGCTGGCGAGATCCATGACGGCCAGGGAAGGGAGAGTTGAGGCTCTAACAGCACAAGATCCAGAAGGGctcgggaagggagaggaggggtaCAAGCATCGCGAGATCCATGACGATTTGGGGGAAGGAAAGGAGGAAAACCGTGGATCTGACGGAGACCTCGACGGCGGCGATGGATGACCTTAGCAGCGGTGCCCCAACGGCGGACTGGACGTCCGCAAcgaaggcggcggcgcctcctccagGACCTTGGCGCCGGCTCCGTTGCGATGGCGGCTGGGGCGTGGTTACGGCGTCCACTGGGAACCGCGAGATCGGGGGCGCACCCGCTGCATCGCCGAAGGGATCAGCAGGGGCAGCAGGTCCTCCATTCCTCCACCGTCACTACCCCGGCTGTCGCGGCCGCGCGCTCCGCCTCAGCCtcgacggcgggcggcggcggagatttTTCTCATGAGATCGAGAGAGAGGACGGATCTGGGGGAGAGGTGGGGGAGACTGGGAGAGGGACGTGCGacgtgggaggaggaggtcgacgaagttttattttttctttcttacCGTTTTTCTTTACGTGGGCGTGGAAAGagaaggtcgaaccatcacgacgacgacAGATCCTCTCTAGACGGCAGATCCTCTCTAATACTAGAGATACCGTTTTATTCTGTTTTGTTTTGCGAGAATGCATCAAAGATAACTTGGCTGTGATCGATGTGCCCTTTACATCTTGCCGTCCAAGATAGATTTCGGTTTCTAGAACCTCCAAAACCACCACAACTCTTCAAATCAAATCAAACAACCGACATATCCAACACGGTAAGCTCTCGCCTTTGAATTCATCATCGCGAGATAAGATTTCTCTTCTGCAAGGCAATTGGTTGTACCTTGTACGCACGAACGTCCATCTCCACGACGTCCACGTACATCATCTCTACGCCTATAAAAGATCTCGTACATCTCCACGACAAACAACGACATCTCGAAAACCCTAAACCCAGAGCTAGTCGATCGATCTGCGCCCCATGGAGACGTCGCTCCTCATCGCCGGCGCCCTCCTCGTCCTGTCTCTCCTCGTCCTGCTCCGCAATGCCGCCACCCGACGTCGCCTCCCGCCGGGCCCGCCGGCGTTGCCGCTGTTCGGCAACCTGCTCTGGCTGCGCAACTCCGCGTCCGACGTGGAGCCCCTCCTCCTCGGCCTCTTCAAGAAGTACGGCCCCATCGTGACGCTCCGGATCGGGTCGCGGCTGTCCGTCTTCGTGGCCGACCGGCACCTCGCGCACAAGGCCCTCGTCGGCGCCGGCGTGGCGCTGGCCGACCGGCCGCGGGCCGCCACCAGCTCGCTCCTCGGCGTGACCGACAACATCATCACCCGCGCCAACTACGGGCCCGTGTGGCGGCTCCTGCGCCGCAACCTCGTCTCCGAGACGCTCCACCCCAGCCGCGTCAAGCTGTTCGCGCCGGCGCGCGCCTGGGTACGCCGCGTGCTCATGGAGAAGCTGCGGGAGGAGGACACGCCCGACGTCATGGAGGCGTTCCAGTACACCATGTTCTGCCTGCTCGTGCTCATGTGCTTCGGCGAGCGTCTGGACGAGCCCGCGGTGCGCGCCATCGAGAACGCCGAGCGCGCCTGGCTGCTCTACATCTCCAGGAAgctcaccgtcttcttcttcctcccgtccGTCACCAAGCACCTCTTCCGCGACCGCCTCCGGGTCGCGCACGCCCTGCGGATGCGGCAGAGGGAGCTCTTCGTGCCGCTCATCCAGGCGCGGCGGGAGTACAAGCGGCTGATCAGCGAGGGCCAGGCGCCGACCAAGGAGACCACGTTCGAGCACTCGTACGTGGACACGCTGCTCGACGTCACGCTCCCCGAGGAGGGCAACCGCCCGCTCACCGACGACGAGATCGTGGCGCTCTGCTCCGAGTTCCTCAACGCCGGCACAGACACCACCTCCACCGGTCTGCAGTGGATCATGGCCGAGCTGGTCAAGAACCCGGCCGTGCAGGAC encodes:
- the LOC123414535 gene encoding cytochrome P450 89A2-like, which gives rise to METSLLIAGALLVLSLLVLLRNAATRRRLPPGPPALPLFGNLLWLRNSASDVEPLLLGLFKKYGPIVTLRIGSRLSVFVADRHLAHKALVGAGVALADRPRAATSSLLGVTDNIITRANYGPVWRLLRRNLVSETLHPSRVKLFAPARAWVRRVLMEKLREEDTPDVMEAFQYTMFCLLVLMCFGERLDEPAVRAIENAERAWLLYISRKLTVFFFLPSVTKHLFRDRLRVAHALRMRQRELFVPLIQARREYKRLISEGQAPTKETTFEHSYVDTLLDVTLPEEGNRPLTDDEIVALCSEFLNAGTDTTSTGLQWIMAELVKNPAVQDKLYDEIKATCGSDEGELPEDKIDPVTMPYLKAVILEGLRKHPPGHFVLPHKAAQDMDVGGYLIPKGTTVNFMVAEMGRDEGTWEKAMEFAPERFLEEGDKLAAVDLYGSKGIKMMPFGVGRRICAGLSIAMLHLEYFVANMVKEFEWKEVAGHEVDFAEKREFTTVMANPLRPRLVPRN